A stretch of the Dechloromonas sp. TW-R-39-2 genome encodes the following:
- a CDS encoding amino acid ABC transporter ATP-binding protein yields MISALDIHKQFAGVEVLKGVSLELGKGEVVAVIGPSGSGKSTFLRCMNQLETIDRGQLVIEGEMLASTDAQGLCRYVPEAEARRICRKMGMVFQQFNLFPHLTVLQNIIEAPLTVKGMPRDAAVPLAEALLRKVGLLDKRDSYPSRLSGGQKQRVAIARALAMEPDIMLFDEPTSALDPELTGEVLRTIRQLADEHMTMLVVTHEMAFARDVSSRVIFMDGGHIVEQGPPGEFFANPQQARTRAFLNHLG; encoded by the coding sequence ATGATTTCGGCGCTTGATATCCACAAGCAGTTTGCGGGTGTCGAGGTGCTCAAGGGCGTTTCGCTGGAGTTGGGGAAGGGCGAAGTCGTTGCCGTGATCGGCCCGTCCGGTTCGGGGAAAAGCACTTTCCTGCGCTGCATGAACCAACTTGAGACGATTGATCGCGGTCAACTGGTCATCGAAGGCGAAATGCTGGCCAGTACGGATGCGCAAGGGCTTTGCCGCTATGTTCCGGAAGCCGAGGCGCGACGCATCTGTCGCAAAATGGGCATGGTTTTCCAGCAGTTCAACCTTTTTCCGCATCTGACCGTGTTGCAGAACATCATCGAAGCACCACTGACCGTCAAGGGCATGCCCCGCGATGCGGCCGTTCCGTTGGCCGAGGCGCTGCTGCGCAAGGTTGGTTTGCTCGACAAGCGCGACAGTTATCCCTCGCGCCTTTCCGGTGGCCAGAAGCAGCGTGTGGCGATTGCCCGTGCGCTGGCGATGGAGCCGGACATCATGTTGTTCGACGAACCGACTTCGGCACTGGATCCGGAGTTGACCGGGGAAGTGCTGCGTACGATCCGGCAACTGGCCGATGAGCACATGACGATGCTGGTAGTGACGCACGAAATGGCTTTCGCCCGCGATGTGTCGAGCCGGGTGATCTTCATGGATGGTGGCCATATCGTCGAGCAGGGGCCGCCCGGTGAGTTTTTTGCCAATCCACAGCAGGCACGGACCCGCGCTTTTCTCAATCACCTCGGCTGA
- a CDS encoding amino acid ABC transporter permease — translation MDYIIQILGPLLQGTVVTLQVFFATLVLAVPLGLGLALIRLSHWRMASGLVSGYIWLMRGTPLMLQMLFIYFALPFVPYVGIRLPDFPAAIVAFVLNYAAYFAEIFRAGIQSIGRGQYEAGQVLGLTYWQTMRRIILPQMVKRILPPMSNETITLVKDTSLIYVLAMNDLLRAARGIVQRDFTTMPFVVAAAFYLVMTLILTWGFMRLEKKYAVYDD, via the coding sequence ATGGACTACATCATTCAAATTCTCGGCCCCCTGCTCCAGGGGACGGTAGTGACCCTCCAGGTCTTCTTCGCGACCCTGGTGCTCGCCGTTCCGCTCGGTCTGGGGCTGGCCCTGATCCGTCTGTCGCACTGGCGCATGGCCAGCGGCCTGGTCAGCGGTTACATCTGGCTGATGCGCGGCACGCCGCTGATGCTGCAGATGTTGTTCATCTACTTCGCCTTGCCTTTCGTGCCTTATGTCGGCATTCGTCTGCCTGACTTTCCGGCTGCGATTGTTGCCTTCGTGCTGAACTACGCGGCTTATTTCGCGGAAATCTTCCGTGCCGGCATCCAGTCGATCGGTCGCGGCCAGTATGAGGCCGGGCAAGTGCTCGGGCTGACCTACTGGCAGACGATGCGGCGCATCATCCTGCCGCAGATGGTCAAGCGCATCCTGCCGCCGATGAGCAACGAGACCATCACGCTGGTCAAGGATACGTCGCTGATTTACGTGTTGGCCATGAATGATCTGCTGCGTGCGGCGCGCGGTATTGTCCAGCGCGATTTCACGACCATGCCTTTCGTCGTCGCCGCTGCTTTTTATCTGGTCATGACGCTGATCCTGACCTGGGGCTTCATGCGCCTGGAGAAAAAATATGCCGTCTATGACGACTGA
- a CDS encoding TerC family protein: MFELLLSPEIWIAFLTLTALELVLGIDNIIFISILVDKLPKAQQETARRIGLFLAMFMRIALLLVLSWIVGLTEPVLTLFGTGFSGRDLILVGGGLFLIWKSTGEVHQLLEGEEGSESHKVASSFAGVIAQIMVIDLVFSLDSIITAVGMVSQVGVMIAAVVASVGLMMLFARSIGEFVSNHPTIKMLALSFLVVVGVVLIADGFGHHVPKGYIYFAMAFSVGVEMLNIRMRKKTVAPVDLREPYARQTGEH; encoded by the coding sequence ATGTTCGAACTCCTGCTCTCGCCCGAAATCTGGATAGCTTTTTTGACGTTGACCGCACTGGAGCTGGTGCTCGGCATCGACAACATCATTTTCATTTCCATCCTGGTCGACAAGTTGCCCAAGGCGCAGCAGGAAACGGCTCGACGTATCGGTCTGTTCCTGGCGATGTTCATGCGTATCGCATTGCTGCTGGTGCTGTCGTGGATTGTCGGCCTGACCGAGCCGGTGCTTACCTTGTTCGGTACCGGTTTTTCCGGGCGCGACCTGATTCTGGTCGGCGGCGGTCTGTTCCTGATCTGGAAGAGTACCGGCGAAGTGCACCAGTTGCTGGAGGGTGAGGAGGGCAGCGAGTCGCACAAGGTGGCTTCGAGTTTTGCCGGCGTGATTGCCCAGATCATGGTCATCGACCTGGTCTTCTCACTTGATTCGATCATCACTGCCGTCGGCATGGTCAGCCAGGTGGGGGTGATGATTGCCGCCGTGGTCGCATCGGTCGGCTTGATGATGCTTTTTGCCCGCTCGATTGGCGAATTCGTCTCGAATCACCCGACCATCAAGATGCTGGCTCTTTCCTTCCTGGTGGTTGTGGGCGTCGTGCTGATTGCCGATGGTTTCGGGCACCACGTACCGAAGGGTTACATCTATTTCGCGATGGCTTTCTCGGTGGGTGTCGAGATGTTGAATATCCGGATGCGCAAGAAAACCGTTGCTCCGGTTGATTTGCGCGAACCTTACGCCCGCCAGACGGGCGAGCACTGA